The segment aatatttgcCTGACGTCCCACATCGTTATTAGGTGTGTTTAACGGGTAAAACGAAAGCAACCGACTGTTGACGAAAGTTGAGGAGTGGTCGGAGGAGGTGCATCTGTGACAACCAAAGTCAAACACTaatgtggttttccaacagcaaggctcagatcAACATGGCAGTGCTGACATTGTTAATAAAAGTTTttctttgtgagtgtgtgttcttGGGATTGGAGCCATGTTTATTTCAACAAGTATAAACTGCAATCAGTGAGAAACAGCCTCAAATATCAAACTAATTTGAATTACTCAACTGTATATATGAATCGTATCAAAATGTGTTCCTATTTCAATCATGCCTTTGGTCACGTTTGTGTGAGTCAATGACAATAGATCCTCCCACAATGCAGGTGATGGCTGCAGACTGAAGTCATGGTAGTTTGTAAAGTATATGCAGTCGACACGTAGGCGCAACGATGGTCATCGACTTGACAAAAGTGATCTGCTCAAATGCACCCATTGACTACGTTTCTCTAATTAATGATTGAATTTCTCTCTAGAGAAACAGCACGTTGAGctcacaaaaaaaacagaactatatggaattcaaataattgaaagGATGTCGGTAAATTAGTTGTTTAATAACAAGGGATTTTTTACGGTGAATCGCTCAGCACTACTGTATTGGCAAGAGGCAGAAACAGTTTGTTACCTTGGCTGTCCGAGATGGCTCTATTTCCAGAGGGTGTGAGATACCTCTTTAAACTGTTAATCAGTTATACAGTTATAGTTCAGTCTATCTCCTCAGACATCCTCTTGCAATTTACTGACGTAAATGTCTAACAATcaaaaggttgtgagttcaaatctcatcatggataagcatttgagctaattagcaactttcaactacttactactttttagctactttgcaactacttagcatggtagctaacccttcccctaacctgaaccctttaacctaactcctaaacgtaaccctaacctcaacccttagCATAcagtagctaacattagccacctagctaacattagacaCCTAGCTAGAAATCATAACATATTATGTGTTTTTCAAAATCATAACATATAGTATGTTATTCAAATAGTTTGCTGGTTGTTTGCATACCAGTCTGTTTCCTGGTCATTGACTAACCAGTCTGTCAGCTGGTCGTTGGCTCACCGGTCTGTTGGCTGATCTGTTTTCTGGTTGATGGCTCTCCAATCTGTTGGTTGGTCTTTGACTCACCGGTCTGTTGGTTGGTAGTCGCTCAACTTTGGCCATTCTGTTGGACACACTGTTCGTATCTAGTGCTGTTGAGGTGGATCTTCTTACCATCTACGACATCTCTGGATGAACCCTCGGGCGATGTCCGTACTGCGCTGGAGAAGGACACGCTCACCTGCCTCTTCAGGATCTTCAGCACCTTCCTCTTGTAACCCTTACAGGCAAAGAAGTAGATAAATGGATCCAGGCAGGAGTTAAGGTTCATCAGACAAACAGTGAAGTGTAACGAGATCTGGAAGGCAGTGAGTTCAGCACAGTCCGTTTCATAGATCAGCTTTCGGATCATGTATTGGAGGAGGTTGATGTGGTAGGGGCTGAAACACACCACGAACACCAGGGAGACGCAGCAGATCACACCAACGGCTTTGCGGCTGCGCCCCGACTTGTCCGTTAAGTGATTGGTCTTTGCCGAGAGGCGGAGTTTACAGCACAGTATGGAGTAGCACAATAAGATAGTCACCACGGGGACTCCATAGCCTAGGAACACGGCGCCGATCAGCATGTAGGCGATGTTGGGCACCTGTTCAAAGTTAGGATACTCCATACAAGTGATGAAGCCATCAGACTCCACATTAGTCATGGGCATGGAGAGGAGGGGCAAAGTTTGCATTAAGACCAGCAACCACACCCCAACGCAGATGAACCGGACATTGGAGACCTTCCGGAAGCGTGCGAACCGGAGCGGCAAGACCACAGCAATGAATCGGTCCACACTGAGGCAGGTCATAAAGTTGACCCCGGCATACGTGTTGATGTAGAAGATCAGCCCTGTGATCTTACACAGGGAATCCCCCAGGGGCCAGTGGAAGCCCAGGGCGTAGTAGATTATCCGTAACGGTAGTGACAGTGTGAACAGGATGTCAGAGATTACCAGGTTGGCGGAGTAGAGCGTGGTGGAGTTCATCTTCTTTAGGTTGGGCCGGATGACATGCAGCGCCAGGGCGTTGCCCAGCAACCCCACGGAGAAGACGATGCTGTAGAAGAGGGGCATGAGGACTCGGGCGTACTCCAGGTGGTCATACAGTGTCGTGCAGGTGTTTGAGTCATtgagggtgggggtaggggtTGGGTTTGGATGGCTGGAGGTCCTCATCACCTCCATCATTGGGCTAGTGGCTATTGTGAAGTTGGCTATAGCCGTAAAAAGAAGAAACATTGTTTGCATTTAGATTTACACATGACTATTGACTGAATGAATATCAGAGGAGGCTTTTGGGAGGAGCAATagaaggacaggctcattgtaatggctggaacgaaATGAATGGAACATAGTTAAACATGTGATTTCCATATGATTGATTTGGTTGATACCGTTTAATTTATttaattccagccattacaatga is part of the Oncorhynchus gorbuscha isolate QuinsamMale2020 ecotype Even-year linkage group LG09, OgorEven_v1.0, whole genome shotgun sequence genome and harbors:
- the LOC124043725 gene encoding G-protein coupled receptor 183-like, whose translation is MMEVMRTSSHPNPTPTPTLNDSNTCTTLYDHLEYARVLMPLFYSIVFSVGLLGNALALHVIRPNLKKMNSTTLYSANLVISDILFTLSLPLRIIYYALGFHWPLGDSLCKITGLIFYINTYAGVNFMTCLSVDRFIAVVLPLRFARFRKVSNVRFICVGVWLLVLMQTLPLLSMPMTNVESDGFITCMEYPNFEQVPNIAYMLIGAVFLGYGVPVVTILLCYSILCCKLRLSAKTNHLTDKSGRSRKAVGVICCVSLVFVVCFSPYHINLLQYMIRKLIYETDCAELTAFQISLHFTVCLMNLNSCLDPFIYFFACKGYKRKVLKILKRQVSVSFSSAVRTSPEGSSRDVVDGKKIHLNSTRYEQCVQQNGQS